Proteins encoded within one genomic window of Numenius arquata chromosome 12, bNumArq3.hap1.1, whole genome shotgun sequence:
- the PPDPF gene encoding pancreatic progenitor cell differentiation and proliferation factor, whose amino-acid sequence MASIPSSGSLMATHNYRRRRLSSTSSNSSCGSSEYSGEVIPHPPGLPKSDPGHWWASFFFGKTTPLAMTTVSESPESLGALRVTTGPMACGLVPVPGAGRRRHASEPSSGPSA is encoded by the exons ATGGCATCCATCCCATCCAGCGGCTCGCTCATGGCGACGCACAACTACCGCAGAA GGCGTCTGAGCTCCACATCCAGCAACAGCTCCTGCGGCAGCTCGGAGTACTCTGGGGAGGTCATCCCCCACCCCCCGG GTCTGCCCAAGTCCGACCCTGGCCACTGGTGGGCCAGCTTCTTCTTCGGGAAGACTACTCCCCTGGCCATGACAACTGTGTCGGAGTCCCCGGAGAG cTTGGGAGCGCTGCGGGTGACAACAGGACCTATGGCGTGTGGCTTGGTGCCGGTCCCGGGAGCGGGCCGGCGACGCCACGCCAGTGAGCCCAGCTCCGGGCCCTCGGCATGA